In one window of Paraflavitalea soli DNA:
- a CDS encoding ThuA domain-containing protein, whose product MNRIKSALLSFLLLTTVVSMSSYTIQKQKKILVFSKTAGFRHTSAIEAGAKYIMELGQKNKFGVDTTENADVFTVEKLKQYAAVVFLCTTGNVLNEQQQQAFKQFIQAGGGYLGLHSAADTEYDWPWFGELNGAYFKNHPRPQEAVFNVVDTNNIATAHLPKVWKRFDELYNFKWIGTDLHILITIDENSYTGGGNGEVHPMAWYHEYDGGRSFYTALGHDNRSWEDPLYQQHVLGGIKYAMGSK is encoded by the coding sequence ATGAATAGGATCAAATCAGCACTACTGTCTTTTTTATTGCTGACAACGGTAGTCAGCATGAGCAGCTATACTATACAGAAACAAAAGAAAATACTGGTATTCAGTAAAACCGCCGGATTCCGTCATACATCCGCCATAGAGGCAGGGGCAAAATATATAATGGAACTGGGGCAGAAAAACAAGTTTGGCGTAGATACCACGGAAAATGCAGATGTTTTTACTGTGGAAAAGCTGAAACAATATGCAGCAGTGGTTTTTTTGTGCACCACCGGCAATGTGCTGAATGAACAGCAGCAGCAGGCATTCAAACAATTTATACAGGCCGGGGGCGGATACCTGGGGCTGCATTCAGCAGCAGATACAGAATATGACTGGCCATGGTTTGGGGAGCTGAACGGAGCTTATTTTAAAAACCATCCCAGGCCGCAGGAGGCAGTATTCAATGTGGTGGACACCAATAACATTGCTACGGCCCATCTTCCAAAAGTATGGAAACGTTTTGATGAACTGTACAATTTCAAATGGATAGGTACAGACCTGCATATACTGATCACGATTGATGAAAACAGTTATACCGGTGGGGGTAATGGAGAGGTTCACCCGATGGCATGGTATCATGAATATGATGGCGGAAGAAGTTTTTACACGGCATTGGGGCACGATAATAGATCATGGGAAGACCCTTTATACCAGCAACATGTATTGGGGGGCATCAAATATGCGATGGGTTCAAAATAA
- a CDS encoding glycoside hydrolase family 97 protein, whose protein sequence is MKTTITTALFLLLHAFAARAQQARILSPNGKIGAALYKDEGAKAGSWYLKVLYLADGKETTAIPRIDLGLVRNDQDFSNNLLLLKVGKPQLINEQYTALHGKRLNRTNAANELMVSFETPGKAKMNLFIRAWNDGVTFRYEFPEKQGSFVIREESTTYSIPQTTMRWMERWNPANEGLYTAMSDDKVQQQDWCYPALFNTADKACWFLLHEADVDRGYCGTKLRNNDDRNAYKLVFPNPKDGNGQGDSLPSITLPWRSPWRVVVAGSLADIIHSTLVEDASAPSVIKNTDWIRPGAVSWNYWSSNHGTKDYKIVTAFADLAARMNWPYTLLDWEWDGMSNGGTVEDAVRYILSKGVKPLIWYNSGGKHTNVSSTPRDRMLTHENRVVEFTKLKKLGFVGVKVDFFESEKQDMIRYYLDILEDAAQFEMMVYFHGCMVPRGWARTYPNLMTNEAVRGAEWYNNGPEFTGTAPEHNTILPFTRNVVGAMDYTPVTFTNSQFPHLTSYGHELALSVVFESALQHFADRPEGYDGLPDAARAFLKTVPTVWDDTQLLDGYPGKEVILARRKGNDWYVGGINAEIRPKKKTLSFGFLKAGVQYKMTLIADGEHDKAFDIQQLVVNQSTSVDVKLLRRGGFAASLVPL, encoded by the coding sequence ATGAAAACAACGATCACAACGGCCCTCTTTCTTTTATTGCATGCTTTTGCAGCCCGTGCACAACAGGCAAGGATCCTATCGCCCAACGGGAAGATCGGTGCAGCCCTGTATAAGGATGAAGGGGCCAAGGCTGGCAGCTGGTACCTGAAGGTATTATACCTGGCTGATGGCAAGGAAACAACAGCGATACCCCGCATCGATCTGGGGCTGGTGCGCAATGACCAGGATTTTTCCAATAACCTCCTGTTGCTGAAAGTGGGAAAACCCCAATTGATCAATGAGCAATATACAGCCTTGCATGGCAAGCGGCTGAACCGTACCAATGCGGCCAATGAACTGATGGTCTCGTTTGAGACGCCTGGCAAAGCAAAGATGAACCTCTTTATCAGGGCCTGGAATGACGGGGTGACTTTCCGGTATGAGTTTCCGGAAAAACAGGGCAGTTTTGTTATAAGGGAGGAAAGTACTACGTATTCGATTCCGCAGACAACTATGCGGTGGATGGAAAGGTGGAACCCGGCCAATGAAGGGTTGTATACAGCCATGAGTGATGATAAGGTGCAACAGCAGGACTGGTGCTACCCGGCGCTGTTCAATACGGCGGATAAAGCCTGCTGGTTCCTGCTGCACGAAGCTGATGTAGACCGGGGGTATTGCGGCACGAAATTGCGCAATAATGATGACAGGAATGCTTATAAACTGGTCTTCCCCAACCCGAAAGACGGCAACGGCCAGGGGGACTCCTTACCCTCTATTACGCTACCCTGGAGATCGCCGTGGCGGGTGGTCGTTGCCGGCAGCCTGGCAGATATTATACATTCTACCCTGGTGGAAGATGCATCGGCTCCCTCTGTCATTAAAAACACGGATTGGATCAGGCCGGGGGCAGTATCCTGGAACTACTGGTCCAGCAACCACGGCACGAAAGACTATAAGATCGTAACGGCTTTTGCCGATCTGGCAGCAAGGATGAACTGGCCTTATACATTGCTCGACTGGGAATGGGATGGCATGAGCAATGGCGGTACGGTGGAAGATGCTGTCAGGTACATCCTGTCAAAAGGGGTGAAGCCCCTTATCTGGTACAATTCCGGTGGGAAGCATACTAATGTGTCTTCTACGCCCCGCGACCGTATGCTGACGCATGAAAACCGGGTGGTTGAATTTACCAAACTAAAGAAGCTGGGTTTTGTAGGCGTGAAAGTGGATTTCTTTGAAAGCGAGAAACAGGATATGATCAGGTATTACCTGGATATACTGGAGGATGCGGCGCAATTTGAGATGATGGTATACTTCCACGGTTGTATGGTGCCGAGAGGATGGGCGAGGACCTATCCTAACCTGATGACCAATGAAGCGGTACGTGGTGCGGAATGGTACAACAACGGACCGGAATTTACCGGCACAGCGCCGGAGCACAACACTATCCTGCCTTTTACCCGCAATGTGGTAGGGGCTATGGATTATACGCCTGTTACGTTCACCAATTCTCAGTTTCCCCATCTTACTTCCTATGGCCATGAACTGGCGTTGAGCGTGGTGTTTGAATCGGCGCTGCAACACTTTGCCGATCGGCCGGAGGGTTATGATGGATTGCCTGACGCTGCGAGGGCTTTTCTTAAAACGGTGCCTACGGTCTGGGATGATACGCAATTGCTGGATGGATATCCCGGCAAGGAGGTGATCCTGGCCCGGCGCAAGGGCAATGACTGGTATGTGGGAGGCATTAACGCGGAAATACGGCCGAAGAAAAAAACGCTCTCCTTTGGTTTTTTAAAGGCGGGTGTACAATACAAAATGACTTTGATAGCGGATGGCGAACATGATAAGGCGTTCGATATACAACAACTGGTAGTGAACCAATCGACCTCGGTAGACGTGAAACTATTGCGCCGGGGCGGCTTTGCCGCCTCCCTGGTACCGCTGTGA
- a CDS encoding alpha/beta hydrolase-fold protein → MKKISFILIALMVHGMLPAQFAGIQNNQEQPLPAGFKPASTNTFLSQYPAVNPDTRQATFRVVAPYAQNVTLQLGGKHAMTKDDKGVWWYTTDPLVVGFHYYAVMIDSVPVMDRGSEAYFGSNWESAGIEIPEGAEGDYYRFNKDIAHGEIRSLYHWSDINGLERHINVYVPAEYEKNPKKKYPVLYLVHGWGEDENGWSVQGHVANIMDGLIAAGKSVPMIIVMPSGDIKTNSDVRKASGDITDILIKDLVPYIDKTFRTYTDRDHRAMAGLSRGGAQTWNAVLNNMDKFAWMGGFSGSGRIGKNPFNPSASPTTVETAYNGVFKDAAAFNKKMKLLFISIGTAEGPGAKETYELLKNHGINNLVYHESQGTAHEWLTWRRALNDFAPRLFK, encoded by the coding sequence ATGAAAAAGATATCTTTTATCCTGATAGCGCTTATGGTTCATGGTATGCTGCCGGCTCAGTTTGCCGGCATTCAGAACAACCAGGAACAGCCGCTTCCCGCAGGTTTCAAGCCTGCCTCGACCAACACGTTCTTATCGCAGTATCCCGCGGTCAATCCTGACACCCGGCAGGCGACATTCAGGGTGGTGGCGCCCTATGCGCAAAATGTAACGCTGCAATTGGGTGGAAAACACGCTATGACAAAAGATGATAAAGGGGTTTGGTGGTATACGACAGATCCGCTGGTGGTAGGGTTCCATTATTATGCTGTGATGATAGATAGTGTGCCGGTAATGGACAGGGGGAGTGAGGCTTATTTTGGTAGTAACTGGGAGTCGGCAGGCATTGAAATTCCTGAAGGTGCTGAGGGCGATTATTACCGGTTCAATAAGGATATTGCTCATGGGGAAATTCGTTCACTTTATCATTGGTCTGACATAAATGGATTAGAGCGTCATATCAATGTATATGTACCAGCGGAATATGAAAAGAATCCGAAGAAAAAGTATCCAGTGCTCTACCTGGTGCATGGCTGGGGGGAAGATGAGAACGGCTGGTCGGTTCAGGGGCATGTAGCGAATATCATGGATGGCTTGATCGCAGCCGGCAAATCCGTTCCCATGATCATCGTAATGCCCAGTGGAGATATTAAAACCAATTCGGATGTGCGTAAAGCATCCGGCGATATTACAGACATCCTGATCAAAGATCTGGTACCTTATATTGATAAGACCTTTCGCACGTATACTGACCGGGACCACCGCGCGATGGCCGGATTGTCGAGGGGTGGTGCTCAAACCTGGAATGCAGTGCTGAACAATATGGATAAATTTGCCTGGATGGGAGGTTTTAGTGGCTCGGGCCGCATTGGCAAAAATCCCTTTAATCCTTCAGCTTCACCCACTACGGTTGAGACAGCTTATAATGGTGTGTTTAAAGACGCAGCGGCCTTTAATAAAAAGATGAAACTGTTGTTTATCAGTATTGGCACTGCTGAAGGGCCGGGGGCCAAAGAAACCTACGAGCTATTGAAAAATCACGGCATCAACAACCTGGTGTATCATGAATCGCAGGGGACTGCCCACGAATGGCTTACCTGGCGCAGGGCGCTCAATGATTTTGCGCCAAGGTTATTTAAATAA
- a CDS encoding LacI family DNA-binding transcriptional regulator has protein sequence MSGKRVTIYDVARELGVSASYVSRALNGHPATSQKVREKVRKKATELNYKLNSHAANLRQGSSRTIGVVVPHINQTFFSEAIAGIEEVCFENNHSLIICQSHESFAIECKAIDTLIHQNVDCILISLSAETQSYTHLQNILAHHIELIQFDRCMDHVDSYKVFNDDKEASYSAAKMLFDQGYRRVAFLGGPQHLTVFKRRKEGYLMALRESGFSIPYDFIVDDILDKEQAATIAAALLSAPHPPDAFLTVSDHQSLGVLEVAQSRGVQVPEQLGIFGFANEAFTPIIKPSLSSIDQKSKDLGKATAGIYFENILKGQEPTLTKREVIIKTELICRQSSRRTIAS, from the coding sequence ATGTCGGGAAAACGTGTGACCATTTATGATGTTGCCAGGGAATTGGGGGTATCGGCCTCTTATGTGTCCAGGGCCCTCAACGGACACCCTGCCACCAGCCAGAAAGTGCGGGAAAAAGTGCGAAAAAAAGCCACGGAGCTCAACTACAAGCTCAACTCCCATGCCGCCAACCTGCGACAGGGTTCCTCCAGAACCATCGGCGTAGTGGTGCCGCATATCAACCAGACTTTTTTCTCCGAAGCCATTGCCGGTATAGAAGAAGTTTGCTTTGAGAACAACCATAGCCTCATCATCTGCCAGTCGCACGAGTCCTTTGCCATAGAATGCAAAGCGATCGATACCCTCATCCATCAAAACGTAGACTGTATCCTGATCTCTCTTTCTGCAGAGACCCAATCCTATACCCATCTTCAAAACATCCTCGCGCATCATATTGAACTGATCCAGTTTGACCGCTGCATGGATCACGTGGACAGTTATAAAGTATTCAACGACGACAAAGAAGCCTCCTATAGCGCTGCTAAAATGCTCTTTGACCAGGGTTACCGGCGTGTTGCCTTCCTGGGCGGCCCCCAGCACCTCACCGTATTCAAACGCCGGAAGGAAGGCTACCTGATGGCCCTTAGAGAATCCGGGTTCAGCATTCCTTATGATTTTATTGTAGACGATATATTAGATAAAGAGCAGGCCGCTACAATAGCCGCCGCACTGTTATCCGCCCCACATCCGCCGGATGCTTTTTTAACCGTATCCGATCACCAGTCTTTAGGCGTGTTGGAAGTCGCCCAATCCAGGGGCGTCCAGGTGCCTGAGCAACTGGGTATTTTCGGTTTTGCCAATGAGGCCTTTACCCCCATCATCAAGCCGTCGCTCTCTTCGATCGACCAGAAAAGCAAAGACCTGGGCAAAGCCACTGCAGGCATTTACTTTGAAAACATCCTCAAGGGCCAGGAGCCAACACTTACCAAACGCGAAGTGATCATCAAAACCGAACTTATTTGCCGGCAAAGCTCCCGGCGAACAATAGCTTCCTGA
- a CDS encoding glycoside hydrolase family 31 protein, which yields MKLTLQRTSLLMMLVLLTSITCRSQSWQKTAQGIKTGIDSIAVELRFYDASTVRILKGPGGKITEKESLSVIKTPQSTAFTVGQKGNLLILKSEKIRVSLNLQNGQLEYSDAAGHPLLREDEKGASFTPFNDAGVNTWSVQQSFALDKEEGIYGLGQQQGGKMVQRNLSLHMVQGNTDDYIPFFQSVKGYGVFWDNYSPTNFTDNTTSTTFRSEVGEGIDYYFMYGGHADGVIACMRDLTGQAPMFPLWTYGFWQSKERYKSQDELVGVVKKYRELGVPLDGIIQDWQYWGSNYLWNAMEFLNPEFYNPQKMVDDIHNQKAHLIISIWNSFGPQTKPYRELDKIGALMNFPTWPESGSEKWPPNRDYPSGVRVYDPYNPAARDIFWKYLHAGLLSVGIDGWWMDSSEPDHLGAKPGDFDQKTWLGSFRKVRNAFPLMTVGGVYQHQRAISAAAGKRVFILTRSAFAGQQRYGANTWSGDVTSSWNALRNQVSAGLNFSLCGIPYWNSDIGGFFLNRFPKKLDDPEYRELYVRWLEFGAFCPMMRSHGADAPREIYQFGQKGNKVYDAIDKYINLRYRLLPYIYSTSWEVTAGQSSMMRALMMDFAKDKNAWDINDEFLFGKSLLVSPVTRPMYIKKVAGGRDSSNVEDFSSVKSKEVYLPEGANWYDFWTGESFTGGNKISTATPLDIIPLFVKAGSILPIGPQVQYAEEKKWDQLEIRVYPGADGSFVLYEDENDTYNYEKGAYTTISFQWNDKKKELMIHDRKGAFPGMLEGRKFHIVRVNNQKGVGADTAVTPDQVITYSGKKIVVKL from the coding sequence GTGAAACTGACCTTACAACGGACCAGCCTACTGATGATGCTGGTACTTTTGACAAGTATTACCTGCCGATCGCAAAGCTGGCAAAAAACAGCCCAGGGCATTAAAACAGGCATCGATTCTATAGCGGTAGAACTCCGGTTTTATGATGCCTCTACGGTACGCATCTTAAAAGGGCCTGGCGGCAAAATAACGGAGAAGGAAAGTTTATCGGTGATCAAAACACCACAAAGCACTGCGTTCACGGTGGGACAAAAAGGCAACCTGCTGATCCTGAAAAGCGAAAAGATACGGGTAAGCCTGAACCTGCAAAACGGACAGCTCGAATATTCAGATGCAGCGGGCCATCCCTTACTCCGGGAAGATGAGAAGGGCGCGTCCTTTACCCCATTTAACGATGCGGGGGTAAATACCTGGAGCGTGCAGCAGTCCTTTGCTTTGGATAAGGAAGAAGGCATTTATGGTCTGGGTCAGCAACAGGGTGGTAAAATGGTACAGCGTAACCTTTCCCTGCATATGGTGCAGGGGAATACGGATGATTATATTCCTTTCTTTCAGTCGGTAAAAGGTTATGGTGTGTTTTGGGACAATTATTCTCCCACCAACTTTACAGACAATACAACAAGCACTACTTTCAGGTCGGAAGTGGGTGAGGGGATCGATTATTATTTTATGTATGGCGGCCATGCAGATGGTGTCATTGCATGCATGCGCGATCTTACGGGGCAGGCGCCCATGTTTCCCTTGTGGACCTACGGTTTCTGGCAAAGTAAGGAGCGTTACAAAAGCCAGGATGAACTGGTGGGTGTGGTAAAAAAATACCGGGAACTGGGTGTGCCGCTGGACGGCATTATCCAGGACTGGCAGTATTGGGGCAGTAATTACCTGTGGAATGCGATGGAGTTCCTGAACCCCGAATTTTACAACCCGCAGAAGATGGTGGATGATATACATAACCAGAAAGCCCACCTGATCATTTCTATCTGGAACTCCTTTGGTCCGCAAACAAAACCTTACCGGGAGTTGGATAAAATAGGAGCACTGATGAATTTTCCGACCTGGCCCGAATCCGGCTCAGAGAAGTGGCCACCCAACCGTGACTATCCTTCGGGGGTGAGGGTGTATGATCCTTACAACCCGGCAGCGCGCGATATATTCTGGAAATACCTGCATGCAGGCCTCTTGTCGGTGGGAATAGATGGCTGGTGGATGGACTCTTCCGAGCCCGATCACCTCGGTGCAAAGCCGGGCGATTTCGACCAAAAAACCTGGCTTGGTTCCTTCCGCAAAGTACGCAATGCATTTCCTTTAATGACGGTGGGAGGGGTGTACCAACATCAGCGGGCTATATCGGCCGCTGCCGGCAAGCGGGTATTTATTCTTACGCGTTCTGCATTTGCCGGCCAGCAACGCTATGGCGCCAATACCTGGTCGGGAGATGTGACGTCTTCCTGGAACGCTTTGCGCAACCAGGTATCGGCCGGATTGAACTTTTCTCTCTGCGGTATCCCTTACTGGAACAGTGATATTGGTGGTTTTTTCTTAAACCGGTTCCCTAAGAAACTGGATGATCCGGAATATCGGGAGCTGTATGTACGTTGGCTGGAATTTGGCGCTTTCTGTCCCATGATGCGTTCGCACGGTGCTGATGCTCCCCGGGAGATCTACCAGTTTGGCCAGAAAGGGAATAAGGTGTACGATGCCATCGATAAATATATCAACCTGCGTTACCGCCTGCTGCCTTATATCTATTCCACCTCCTGGGAAGTGACCGCGGGCCAATCGAGCATGATGCGTGCGCTGATGATGGATTTTGCAAAAGATAAAAATGCCTGGGATATCAACGATGAGTTCCTGTTTGGCAAATCGCTGCTGGTGAGTCCTGTGACCCGGCCTATGTACATAAAAAAAGTAGCCGGTGGCAGGGATTCTTCCAACGTGGAAGATTTCAGCAGTGTAAAAAGCAAAGAAGTGTATTTGCCGGAAGGGGCCAACTGGTACGACTTCTGGACGGGTGAGTCATTTACGGGTGGCAATAAGATCAGCACCGCCACGCCGCTGGATATTATTCCGCTCTTTGTGAAAGCCGGTTCCATACTGCCCATTGGGCCGCAGGTGCAATATGCGGAAGAAAAGAAATGGGACCAACTTGAGATACGTGTTTATCCCGGGGCCGATGGCAGCTTTGTATTGTACGAGGATGAGAACGATACGTATAATTATGAAAAGGGCGCTTATACCACGATCAGCTTTCAATGGAATGACAAAAAAAAGGAACTGATGATCCATGACCGGAAAGGAGCTTTCCCCGGTATGCTGGAAGGCAGAAAGTTCCATATTGTACGGGTGAATAACCAGAAAGGCGTGGGTGCGGACACGGCCGTTACGCCTGACCAGGTAATCACTTATTCCGGAAAAAAGATAGTAGTGAAATTATAG
- a CDS encoding DUF7133 domain-containing protein: MKKAYVISGLLLASVMIYNCSVSKHAKQTQATNPYPARIFDSMPSFDYLDPAAALKTFNLPPGYHLELVASEPMIKEPVAIAWDGNAKMYVAEMLTYMLDADAKGEQVNVSRISLLEDTNNDGKMDKSTIFIDSLLLPRMILCVNHELLVNETNTITINAYKDTDGDGKADQKRTVFQKQDYRLLDANMEHQRSGLDWNLDNYIYLTYDPVRFRYRNGMLEADSLYSGPGGQWGVTHDNYGRLFLTSAGGESPLVRVQINPSYGALDMPDQVSNEFQQVWPIIATPDVQGGLMRLRADSTLNHFTGACGQSIYRGNTLPQDLSGDYIICEPVARLIRRAKVINLKGKIIVQNAYYRQEFIASTDLNFRPVNSYTGPDGNLYIVDMHRGIIQQGNWTRPGSFLRKKIDAMGMAKNTGHGRIYRLVYDGYTQSEKPHMLDEPATKLVTYLDHKNGWWRDNAQKQIVLLGDRSVVPILKQIIQGEQATLAAKPSHLARLHALWTLDGLDAMDRAILYTALKDEHPQIRKAAVILSEPYLKKEDDEVIAKLAGLKNDPSYDVRLQLFLSTYSNKLAKSAPLAAELLAANTSNEMFPATQKAMDRNIDIRSYGNRLGNLPENERKSIIAGSGIFNSLCVTCHGAGGKGLAVAGSNSLAAPVLTDSKRMNADKAILAKIILHGLQGPIEGKEYPSVMPALGANSDEWVASVVNYIRYEFGNAGRRFRRPGDTLSPFISIPEVTMVRNQYAARTALWTLEELETGNPAAAVTRPVADTLSNKIVAVPPKKISTAAAKKPVAKTTSLVKKTDYAAVEPLLQKYTCLACHQAVNKLIGPPYREVAAKKYTVAQIIQLIQKPNPANWPGYETKMPPMAHVPVSDLTQIAQWIKSLEKAK, translated from the coding sequence ATGAAAAAAGCCTATGTCATTTCCGGTTTACTACTGGCAAGTGTCATGATATACAATTGTAGCGTTTCAAAACATGCCAAACAAACGCAGGCAACCAATCCCTACCCTGCCAGGATATTTGATTCAATGCCTTCCTTTGATTACCTGGACCCTGCCGCGGCCTTGAAAACATTTAACCTCCCCCCCGGCTATCATCTTGAACTGGTGGCAAGTGAACCTATGATCAAAGAACCGGTAGCCATAGCATGGGACGGCAATGCAAAAATGTATGTGGCTGAAATGCTTACCTATATGCTGGATGCCGATGCAAAGGGAGAACAGGTAAATGTCAGTCGTATTTCGTTGCTGGAGGACACCAACAATGATGGCAAGATGGATAAGAGCACCATATTCATCGATAGTTTATTATTGCCAAGGATGATCCTGTGTGTAAACCATGAGCTACTCGTCAATGAAACAAATACCATCACCATCAACGCATATAAGGACACCGATGGAGACGGAAAGGCCGATCAGAAAAGAACAGTATTTCAGAAACAAGACTACCGGCTGTTAGATGCCAACATGGAGCACCAGCGCAGTGGCCTCGACTGGAACCTCGATAATTATATTTACCTGACATACGACCCCGTACGGTTTCGTTACAGGAACGGAATGCTGGAAGCCGATTCACTGTATTCAGGCCCTGGCGGTCAGTGGGGAGTAACCCATGATAACTATGGCCGGCTATTTCTCACAAGTGCAGGAGGCGAAAGCCCCCTCGTACGCGTGCAGATCAACCCATCCTATGGCGCACTCGATATGCCCGACCAGGTGAGCAACGAATTTCAACAGGTGTGGCCCATCATTGCCACACCCGATGTGCAGGGAGGTTTAATGCGCCTGCGGGCCGATAGCACACTGAACCATTTCACCGGTGCCTGCGGACAATCCATTTACAGGGGAAACACCCTGCCCCAGGACCTCTCAGGTGATTATATTATTTGCGAACCCGTGGCAAGACTCATACGCCGGGCAAAAGTCATCAACCTCAAAGGAAAGATCATTGTCCAAAATGCCTATTACCGCCAGGAGTTTATAGCCTCCACAGATCTAAACTTCAGGCCCGTGAATTCTTATACAGGGCCTGATGGAAATTTGTACATCGTTGATATGCACCGTGGCATTATTCAGCAGGGCAACTGGACAAGACCCGGGTCATTTCTTCGTAAGAAGATTGATGCCATGGGAATGGCAAAAAATACAGGGCACGGCAGGATCTACCGGTTGGTATATGATGGGTACACCCAGTCTGAAAAACCGCATATGCTGGATGAGCCTGCCACTAAACTGGTCACTTACCTCGATCATAAGAACGGCTGGTGGAGAGATAATGCCCAAAAGCAGATCGTTTTATTGGGAGATAGATCCGTTGTACCCATATTAAAACAAATTATACAGGGAGAGCAGGCTACATTGGCCGCCAAACCATCACACCTGGCCCGGTTGCATGCCTTATGGACACTGGACGGCCTGGATGCAATGGATCGTGCTATTTTATATACGGCACTGAAGGATGAACACCCACAGATCAGGAAAGCTGCTGTTATATTAAGCGAACCATATCTCAAAAAGGAAGATGACGAAGTAATTGCAAAGCTTGCCGGGTTAAAGAATGACCCTTCGTATGATGTACGGTTGCAGTTATTTTTATCGACCTATAGCAATAAATTGGCAAAGAGCGCACCACTGGCGGCAGAATTGCTGGCTGCAAATACTTCCAATGAAATGTTCCCGGCTACACAAAAGGCGATGGACCGGAATATTGATATCAGGTCATATGGGAACAGACTGGGAAACCTGCCTGAAAATGAAAGAAAATCGATTATAGCCGGTTCAGGCATATTTAATTCGCTGTGCGTTACCTGTCATGGCGCAGGAGGCAAAGGACTGGCCGTAGCGGGCTCAAACTCCCTGGCGGCGCCAGTACTCACAGATTCAAAAAGAATGAATGCAGATAAGGCAATCCTGGCGAAGATCATACTGCATGGCTTGCAAGGACCCATTGAAGGAAAAGAATACCCCTCAGTAATGCCAGCGCTGGGCGCCAATTCCGACGAGTGGGTAGCTTCCGTGGTAAATTATATCCGTTACGAGTTTGGCAACGCAGGCCGGCGTTTCCGCAGGCCAGGAGATACCCTATCGCCATTTATCTCTATTCCCGAAGTAACAATGGTAAGAAACCAATATGCAGCAAGAACAGCACTCTGGACACTGGAGGAACTGGAAACCGGCAATCCGGCTGCTGCCGTCACCAGGCCAGTTGCAGATACACTTTCCAATAAAATAGTGGCCGTTCCCCCCAAAAAAATCAGTACTGCCGCCGCTAAAAAACCAGTTGCCAAAACAACAAGTCTGGTTAAAAAGACGGATTACGCGGCCGTGGAACCGCTGTTACAAAAATATACCTGCCTTGCCTGTCATCAAGCCGTTAATAAATTGATCGGGCCTCCTTACAGGGAAGTGGCCGCAAAAAAATATACGGTAGCCCAGATTATACAATTGATCCAGAAGCCCAACCCGGCAAACTGGCCTGGTTATGAAACTAAAATGCCTCCTATGGCACATGTTCCGGTAAGTGATTTGACACAAATTGCCCAATGGATCAAGTCCCTGGAGAAGGCAAAATAA